One part of the Capra hircus breed San Clemente chromosome 4, ASM170441v1, whole genome shotgun sequence genome encodes these proteins:
- the CDCA7L gene encoding cell division cycle-associated 7-like protein isoform X3 yields METLSSEESCDSFDSLESGKQQDVRFHSKYFTEELRRIFIEDTDSEMEDFEGFTQTDLNVNSNPELVESDLSDDGKASFESGEEDDDEEKATAQRSRPRRSSIGLRVAFQFPTKKLAKNADKNGSAEPLFPGSRLQDNKKAILGRKTSCRQEKEREDSASESEDGSRDEGQESSDALLKRTMNIKENKAMLAQLLAELNSMPDFFPVRAPNSASRKKTARRAFSEGQVTRRTNPARSARPPEKFALENFTVSAAKFAEEFYSFRRRKTGKCQGHRRRRCVSSFRPVEDITEEDLENVAITVRDKIYDKVLGNTCHQCRQKTIDTKTVCRNQSCGGVRGQFCGPCLRNRYGEDVRSALLDPDWVCPPCRGICNCSYCRKRDGRCATGILIHLAKFYGYNNVKEYLESLQKQLVEDN; encoded by the exons ATGGAAACCCTCTCATCCGAGGAGAGCTGTGATAGTTTTGACTCACTGGAGTCAGGGAAGCAG CAGGATGTGCGTTTCCATTCCAAATACTTCACAGAAGAGCTCAGAAGAATTTTTATAGAGGACACTGACTCAGAGATGGAAGATTTTGAAGGATTTACGCAGACTGATCTCAATGTTAATAGTAACCCAGAG CTTGTGGAGTCAGATTTGAGTGATGACGGTAAAGCATCTTTCGAGAGTGGGGAAGAAGATGATGATGAAGAAAAGGCAACAGCTCAAAGAAGCAGGCCTAGAAGAAGCAGTATTGGTCTTCGAGTAGCCTTTCAGTTCCCCACCAAGAAACTGGCAAAAAATGCTGATAAGAACGGTTCTGCAGAGCCCCTGTTTCCTGGGTCACGTTTACAGGACAATAAAAAAGCGATTCTTGGAAGGAAGACGAGCTGCAggcaggagaaggaaagggaggacTCTGCCTCTGAGTCTGAGGACGGCTCCCGGGATGAGGGCCAGGAGAGCTCGGATGCTCTGCTGAAGAGGACCATGAACATCAAGGAGAACAAGGCCATG CTTGCTCAGTTATTGGCGGAATTGAACTCGATGCCTGATTTCTTCCCGGTTCGAGCCCCGAACTCAGCTTCT AGGAAGAAGACCGCGAGGCGGGCCTTCTCAGAGGGACAGGTCACACGGCGGACCAACCCGGCCCGGAGTGCGCGGCCCCCCGAGAAGTTCGCCCTGGAAAACTTCACTGTGTCGGCCGCCAAGTTCGCAGAAGAGTTCTACAGTTTCAGAAGAAGGAAGACA GGGAAATGCCAGGGGCACCGCCGACGTCGCTGTGTGTCTTCTTTTCGGCCAGTGGAGGACATCACTGAAGAGGACTTGGAGAACGTGGCCATCACTGTTCGGGATAAAATCTATGATAAAGTTCTG GGTAACACTTGCCATCAGTGTCGGCAGAAGACCATCGACACCAAGACGGTGTGCCGGAACCAGAGCTGCGGTGGCGTGCGAGGGCAGTTCTGTGGGCCGTGCCTGCGGAATCGCTACGGGGAGGACGTGAGGTCGGCGCTGCTGGACCCG GACTGGGTGTGCCCTCCCTGCCGGGGCATTTGCAACTGCAGTTACTGCCGGAAGCGCGATGGCCGCTGTGCCACAGGCATCCTCATTCACCTGGCCAAGTTTTACGGTTATAACAACGTGAAGGAGTACCTGGAGAG
- the CDCA7L gene encoding cell division cycle-associated 7-like protein isoform X1, with product MALATRSQIPKEVADIFNAPSDDEEFVGFRDDVPMETLSSEESCDSFDSLESGKQQDVRFHSKYFTEELRRIFIEDTDSEMEDFEGFTQTDLNVNSNPELVESDLSDDGKASFESGEEDDDEEKATAQRSRPRRSSIGLRVAFQFPTKKLAKNADKNGSAEPLFPGSRLQDNKKAILGRKTSCRQEKEREDSASESEDGSRDEGQESSDALLKRTMNIKENKAMLAQLLAELNSMPDFFPVRAPNSASRKKTARRAFSEGQVTRRTNPARSARPPEKFALENFTVSAAKFAEEFYSFRRRKTGKCQGHRRRRCVSSFRPVEDITEEDLENVAITVRDKIYDKVLGNTCHQCRQKTIDTKTVCRNQSCGGVRGQFCGPCLRNRYGEDVRSALLDPDWVCPPCRGICNCSYCRKRDGRCATGILIHLAKFYGYNNVKEYLESLQKQLVEDN from the exons ATCCCTAAGGAAGTGGCTGACATCTTTAACGCCCCCAGTGATGATGAAGAGTTCGTTGGTTTCCGAGATGATGTTCCCATGGAAACCCTCTCATCCGAGGAGAGCTGTGATAGTTTTGACTCACTGGAGTCAGGGAAGCAG CAGGATGTGCGTTTCCATTCCAAATACTTCACAGAAGAGCTCAGAAGAATTTTTATAGAGGACACTGACTCAGAGATGGAAGATTTTGAAGGATTTACGCAGACTGATCTCAATGTTAATAGTAACCCAGAG CTTGTGGAGTCAGATTTGAGTGATGACGGTAAAGCATCTTTCGAGAGTGGGGAAGAAGATGATGATGAAGAAAAGGCAACAGCTCAAAGAAGCAGGCCTAGAAGAAGCAGTATTGGTCTTCGAGTAGCCTTTCAGTTCCCCACCAAGAAACTGGCAAAAAATGCTGATAAGAACGGTTCTGCAGAGCCCCTGTTTCCTGGGTCACGTTTACAGGACAATAAAAAAGCGATTCTTGGAAGGAAGACGAGCTGCAggcaggagaaggaaagggaggacTCTGCCTCTGAGTCTGAGGACGGCTCCCGGGATGAGGGCCAGGAGAGCTCGGATGCTCTGCTGAAGAGGACCATGAACATCAAGGAGAACAAGGCCATG CTTGCTCAGTTATTGGCGGAATTGAACTCGATGCCTGATTTCTTCCCGGTTCGAGCCCCGAACTCAGCTTCT AGGAAGAAGACCGCGAGGCGGGCCTTCTCAGAGGGACAGGTCACACGGCGGACCAACCCGGCCCGGAGTGCGCGGCCCCCCGAGAAGTTCGCCCTGGAAAACTTCACTGTGTCGGCCGCCAAGTTCGCAGAAGAGTTCTACAGTTTCAGAAGAAGGAAGACA GGGAAATGCCAGGGGCACCGCCGACGTCGCTGTGTGTCTTCTTTTCGGCCAGTGGAGGACATCACTGAAGAGGACTTGGAGAACGTGGCCATCACTGTTCGGGATAAAATCTATGATAAAGTTCTG GGTAACACTTGCCATCAGTGTCGGCAGAAGACCATCGACACCAAGACGGTGTGCCGGAACCAGAGCTGCGGTGGCGTGCGAGGGCAGTTCTGTGGGCCGTGCCTGCGGAATCGCTACGGGGAGGACGTGAGGTCGGCGCTGCTGGACCCG GACTGGGTGTGCCCTCCCTGCCGGGGCATTTGCAACTGCAGTTACTGCCGGAAGCGCGATGGCCGCTGTGCCACAGGCATCCTCATTCACCTGGCCAAGTTTTACGGTTATAACAACGTGAAGGAGTACCTGGAGAG
- the CDCA7L gene encoding cell division cycle-associated 7-like protein isoform X2, which produces MALATRSQIPKEVADIFNAPSDDEEFVGFRDDVPMETLSSEESCDSFDSLESGKQDVRFHSKYFTEELRRIFIEDTDSEMEDFEGFTQTDLNVNSNPELVESDLSDDGKASFESGEEDDDEEKATAQRSRPRRSSIGLRVAFQFPTKKLAKNADKNGSAEPLFPGSRLQDNKKAILGRKTSCRQEKEREDSASESEDGSRDEGQESSDALLKRTMNIKENKAMLAQLLAELNSMPDFFPVRAPNSASRKKTARRAFSEGQVTRRTNPARSARPPEKFALENFTVSAAKFAEEFYSFRRRKTGKCQGHRRRRCVSSFRPVEDITEEDLENVAITVRDKIYDKVLGNTCHQCRQKTIDTKTVCRNQSCGGVRGQFCGPCLRNRYGEDVRSALLDPDWVCPPCRGICNCSYCRKRDGRCATGILIHLAKFYGYNNVKEYLESLQKQLVEDN; this is translated from the exons ATCCCTAAGGAAGTGGCTGACATCTTTAACGCCCCCAGTGATGATGAAGAGTTCGTTGGTTTCCGAGATGATGTTCCCATGGAAACCCTCTCATCCGAGGAGAGCTGTGATAGTTTTGACTCACTGGAGTCAGGGAAGCAG GATGTGCGTTTCCATTCCAAATACTTCACAGAAGAGCTCAGAAGAATTTTTATAGAGGACACTGACTCAGAGATGGAAGATTTTGAAGGATTTACGCAGACTGATCTCAATGTTAATAGTAACCCAGAG CTTGTGGAGTCAGATTTGAGTGATGACGGTAAAGCATCTTTCGAGAGTGGGGAAGAAGATGATGATGAAGAAAAGGCAACAGCTCAAAGAAGCAGGCCTAGAAGAAGCAGTATTGGTCTTCGAGTAGCCTTTCAGTTCCCCACCAAGAAACTGGCAAAAAATGCTGATAAGAACGGTTCTGCAGAGCCCCTGTTTCCTGGGTCACGTTTACAGGACAATAAAAAAGCGATTCTTGGAAGGAAGACGAGCTGCAggcaggagaaggaaagggaggacTCTGCCTCTGAGTCTGAGGACGGCTCCCGGGATGAGGGCCAGGAGAGCTCGGATGCTCTGCTGAAGAGGACCATGAACATCAAGGAGAACAAGGCCATG CTTGCTCAGTTATTGGCGGAATTGAACTCGATGCCTGATTTCTTCCCGGTTCGAGCCCCGAACTCAGCTTCT AGGAAGAAGACCGCGAGGCGGGCCTTCTCAGAGGGACAGGTCACACGGCGGACCAACCCGGCCCGGAGTGCGCGGCCCCCCGAGAAGTTCGCCCTGGAAAACTTCACTGTGTCGGCCGCCAAGTTCGCAGAAGAGTTCTACAGTTTCAGAAGAAGGAAGACA GGGAAATGCCAGGGGCACCGCCGACGTCGCTGTGTGTCTTCTTTTCGGCCAGTGGAGGACATCACTGAAGAGGACTTGGAGAACGTGGCCATCACTGTTCGGGATAAAATCTATGATAAAGTTCTG GGTAACACTTGCCATCAGTGTCGGCAGAAGACCATCGACACCAAGACGGTGTGCCGGAACCAGAGCTGCGGTGGCGTGCGAGGGCAGTTCTGTGGGCCGTGCCTGCGGAATCGCTACGGGGAGGACGTGAGGTCGGCGCTGCTGGACCCG GACTGGGTGTGCCCTCCCTGCCGGGGCATTTGCAACTGCAGTTACTGCCGGAAGCGCGATGGCCGCTGTGCCACAGGCATCCTCATTCACCTGGCCAAGTTTTACGGTTATAACAACGTGAAGGAGTACCTGGAGAG
- the CDCA7L gene encoding cell division cycle-associated 7-like protein isoform X4, giving the protein MALATRSQIPKEVADIFNAPSDDEEFVGFRDDVPMETLSSEESCDSFDSLESGKQLVESDLSDDGKASFESGEEDDDEEKATAQRSRPRRSSIGLRVAFQFPTKKLAKNADKNGSAEPLFPGSRLQDNKKAILGRKTSCRQEKEREDSASESEDGSRDEGQESSDALLKRTMNIKENKAMLAQLLAELNSMPDFFPVRAPNSASRKKTARRAFSEGQVTRRTNPARSARPPEKFALENFTVSAAKFAEEFYSFRRRKTGKCQGHRRRRCVSSFRPVEDITEEDLENVAITVRDKIYDKVLGNTCHQCRQKTIDTKTVCRNQSCGGVRGQFCGPCLRNRYGEDVRSALLDPDWVCPPCRGICNCSYCRKRDGRCATGILIHLAKFYGYNNVKEYLESLQKQLVEDN; this is encoded by the exons ATCCCTAAGGAAGTGGCTGACATCTTTAACGCCCCCAGTGATGATGAAGAGTTCGTTGGTTTCCGAGATGATGTTCCCATGGAAACCCTCTCATCCGAGGAGAGCTGTGATAGTTTTGACTCACTGGAGTCAGGGAAGCAG CTTGTGGAGTCAGATTTGAGTGATGACGGTAAAGCATCTTTCGAGAGTGGGGAAGAAGATGATGATGAAGAAAAGGCAACAGCTCAAAGAAGCAGGCCTAGAAGAAGCAGTATTGGTCTTCGAGTAGCCTTTCAGTTCCCCACCAAGAAACTGGCAAAAAATGCTGATAAGAACGGTTCTGCAGAGCCCCTGTTTCCTGGGTCACGTTTACAGGACAATAAAAAAGCGATTCTTGGAAGGAAGACGAGCTGCAggcaggagaaggaaagggaggacTCTGCCTCTGAGTCTGAGGACGGCTCCCGGGATGAGGGCCAGGAGAGCTCGGATGCTCTGCTGAAGAGGACCATGAACATCAAGGAGAACAAGGCCATG CTTGCTCAGTTATTGGCGGAATTGAACTCGATGCCTGATTTCTTCCCGGTTCGAGCCCCGAACTCAGCTTCT AGGAAGAAGACCGCGAGGCGGGCCTTCTCAGAGGGACAGGTCACACGGCGGACCAACCCGGCCCGGAGTGCGCGGCCCCCCGAGAAGTTCGCCCTGGAAAACTTCACTGTGTCGGCCGCCAAGTTCGCAGAAGAGTTCTACAGTTTCAGAAGAAGGAAGACA GGGAAATGCCAGGGGCACCGCCGACGTCGCTGTGTGTCTTCTTTTCGGCCAGTGGAGGACATCACTGAAGAGGACTTGGAGAACGTGGCCATCACTGTTCGGGATAAAATCTATGATAAAGTTCTG GGTAACACTTGCCATCAGTGTCGGCAGAAGACCATCGACACCAAGACGGTGTGCCGGAACCAGAGCTGCGGTGGCGTGCGAGGGCAGTTCTGTGGGCCGTGCCTGCGGAATCGCTACGGGGAGGACGTGAGGTCGGCGCTGCTGGACCCG GACTGGGTGTGCCCTCCCTGCCGGGGCATTTGCAACTGCAGTTACTGCCGGAAGCGCGATGGCCGCTGTGCCACAGGCATCCTCATTCACCTGGCCAAGTTTTACGGTTATAACAACGTGAAGGAGTACCTGGAGAG